Proteins encoded together in one Prionailurus viverrinus isolate Anna chromosome B1, UM_Priviv_1.0, whole genome shotgun sequence window:
- the LOC125164555 gene encoding protein S100-A6-like has translation MVYPLDQAIGLFVAIFHKYLGREGDKNTLSKKDLKLLIQKEFTIGPKVQDTEIAKLMDDLDWNKDQVVNFQDYVTLIFIYNDALKG, from the coding sequence ATGGTGTACCCCCTGGATCAGGCTATTGGCCTCTTTGTGGCCATCTTCCACAAGTACTTGGGCAGGGAAGGCGACAAGAACACCCTGAGCAAGAAGGACTTGAAGTTGCTGATCCAGAAAGAGTTCACCATTGGCCCAAAGGTGCAGGATACTGAAATTGCAAAGCTCATGGATGACCTGGACTGGAACAAGGACCAGGTGGTAAACTTCCAGGATTATGTCACCCTGATTTTCATCTACAATGATGCCCTTAAGGGCTGA